The following proteins are co-located in the Polyangiaceae bacterium genome:
- a CDS encoding NADH-quinone oxidoreductase subunit J: MTAGSILFLVSAVLCVVGALATVLARNPIRGAMGLLTTIVGIALLFLKLAAQFLAAIQLIVYAGAVVVLFVFVIMLLGPDAGSKPDAAGKARVSRWVAAIGMAALSITALVLLGKGKTTLTPLPAPTADHGSTEAVGGLLFNQAIVPFELATALLIVAVIGAIAVARTKPYRRKPRAEGHEGRRLFGGPLHPRDAERPLLKEPAE; encoded by the coding sequence ATGACGGCTGGAAGCATCCTGTTTCTAGTGAGTGCCGTGCTGTGCGTCGTGGGCGCACTGGCCACGGTGTTGGCGCGGAATCCGATTCGTGGCGCCATGGGGCTGCTCACGACCATCGTGGGCATCGCGCTCTTGTTTCTGAAGCTGGCTGCGCAGTTCTTGGCGGCCATCCAGCTCATCGTCTACGCAGGCGCGGTCGTCGTGCTCTTCGTGTTCGTGATCATGCTGCTGGGCCCTGACGCCGGTAGCAAGCCCGACGCCGCCGGCAAGGCCCGGGTGTCGCGCTGGGTGGCGGCCATCGGCATGGCCGCCCTGAGCATCACGGCGTTGGTGCTACTCGGCAAAGGCAAGACCACGCTCACGCCGCTGCCGGCTCCTACGGCCGACCACGGCAGCACCGAGGCGGTCGGTGGCCTGCTGTTCAATCAGGCGATCGTCCCCTTCGAGCTCGCGACAGCCCTGCTGATCGTGGCCGTGATTGGTGCGATCGCCGTGGCGCGGACCAAACCCTATCGGCGCAAGCCGCGAGCCGAGGGGCATGAAGGTCGACGCCTGTTCGGTGGTCCTCTTCATCCCCGAGACGCTGAACGTCCTTTGCTCAAGGAGCCTGCGGAATGA
- the nuoK gene encoding NADH-quinone oxidoreductase subunit NuoK, giving the protein MNGLGNFLEHYVLLSSVLFTIGAVGFVARRNALVQLMSIELMLNAVNLLLVAQNRIHGGVMTGQVFAFFIIAVAAAEAAVGLAILLSFYRLKASVHSDEADALKH; this is encoded by the coding sequence ATGAACGGCCTGGGTAACTTCTTGGAGCACTACGTGCTCCTGTCCTCGGTGCTCTTCACCATTGGAGCGGTGGGTTTCGTCGCCCGACGGAACGCTCTGGTCCAGCTGATGAGCATCGAGCTGATGCTCAACGCGGTGAACCTGCTGCTCGTTGCGCAGAACCGCATCCACGGTGGGGTGATGACCGGTCAGGTCTTCGCCTTCTTCATCATTGCCGTCGCCGCAGCTGAAGCTGCGGTGGGCCTGGCCATCTTGCTTTCCTTCTACCGCCTCAAGGCTTCCGTCCACAGCGACGAAGCGGACGCGCTCAAGCACTGA
- the nuoL gene encoding NADH-quinone oxidoreductase subunit L, protein MDALAKVFPPGDFALLAVIVCLPLIGAFVNGIFGKRLGKEAVRLMALSAVGLSFLASLLSFLLLRHAQSGESAVRFSWTAWEWLRVTGRHDIGNIPIQVGFSLDALNSTMSLVVTGVGFLIHLYSTKYMESDPGFHRFFAYLNLFIFSMLVLILGSSLPVLFVGWEGVGLCSYLLIGFWFDEEKNAAAGKKAFIVNRIGDFGLLVAMALLAYHVGALDWAGIEGGRQNLLNPVKLWPIGNSVPLSSALPAGAAEWLNTPRYATAATLVGLALFLGCAGKSAQIPLYVWLPDAMAGPTPVSALIHAATMVTAGVYLVCRMSAVFVLSPFVMFTVALIGALTAFFAATIAFAQNDIKKVLAYSTVSQLGYMFLGVGVGAFSAGFFHVVTHAFFKACLFLGAGSVIYQMHKRIHDTDASQDMRNMGGMRKFMPYTFATFAAAWVAIIGLPGTSGFFSKDEILLKAYTNSIPSPIEGGKITQLTRQGEQTIMELWQWPTWGSKLLFAIGVLGAVMTAFYMSRLVFGIFWGDFKGWTIKKKWKAPAHEDDHHHHQYDPDEKLDGPAPGESPWEMTLPLVVLGALSIGGGFLNAHLLHLHPFDNFVLPVFSTAAKSVTVSEHGEGFVLACGVGAFLFGTGAAYWVYMMQKGEPARSFVERFPGLHRWAYNKWYVDEAYDEVVVESVVSLADTATQADKYVVDGIVARLTAGIVQLTGSGLRLLQTGRVQAYAAVMVLGVAVLGWFLVAPHANARTVGDAGAGSYDVIAAPGFGYAYRWDADGDGNWDTENFGEQTKVTVSVERGASKNVRFQVKNAFGRTAERTVAVSRPKAELGAGVTTIQLEHGPDGQVRGVLPGQPPGGVGQPPGRPPSPTERMPSRPMRPILPPTQPVAPAPGGGH, encoded by the coding sequence ATGGACGCACTCGCAAAGGTGTTCCCTCCGGGAGACTTCGCCCTCCTCGCCGTCATCGTCTGTCTGCCCCTGATCGGGGCGTTCGTGAACGGCATCTTCGGCAAGCGTCTGGGCAAGGAGGCCGTTCGCTTGATGGCGCTTTCCGCCGTCGGCTTGTCCTTCCTCGCCAGCTTGCTGAGCTTCCTGCTGCTCAGGCACGCGCAGAGCGGCGAGTCCGCCGTGCGTTTCAGCTGGACGGCCTGGGAGTGGCTCCGCGTCACTGGGCGACACGACATCGGAAACATTCCCATCCAGGTCGGCTTCTCGCTGGATGCTCTGAACTCCACGATGAGCCTGGTCGTGACGGGCGTCGGGTTTCTGATTCACCTGTACTCGACGAAGTACATGGAGTCGGACCCGGGGTTTCATCGCTTCTTCGCCTATCTGAACCTGTTCATCTTCTCCATGCTGGTGCTGATTCTCGGCAGCAGCCTGCCGGTGCTGTTCGTCGGATGGGAAGGTGTGGGTCTGTGCAGCTACCTGCTGATCGGCTTCTGGTTCGACGAAGAGAAGAACGCGGCCGCTGGCAAGAAGGCCTTCATCGTCAACCGCATCGGCGACTTCGGTCTGCTGGTGGCGATGGCCTTGCTCGCCTATCACGTGGGCGCCCTGGACTGGGCAGGCATCGAGGGCGGGCGCCAGAACCTGCTCAATCCCGTGAAGCTCTGGCCCATCGGCAACAGCGTGCCTCTCTCCAGCGCCTTGCCCGCAGGCGCTGCGGAATGGCTGAACACGCCTCGCTACGCCACTGCGGCGACGCTCGTTGGCCTGGCGTTGTTCTTGGGCTGTGCAGGCAAGAGCGCCCAGATCCCACTCTACGTGTGGTTGCCGGACGCCATGGCGGGTCCAACGCCGGTCAGCGCGCTGATCCACGCCGCGACCATGGTGACTGCTGGCGTCTACCTGGTGTGCCGCATGAGCGCCGTGTTCGTGCTCAGCCCCTTCGTCATGTTCACGGTGGCTCTGATCGGAGCGCTGACGGCCTTCTTCGCCGCGACCATCGCCTTTGCGCAGAACGACATCAAGAAGGTGTTGGCCTATTCGACGGTCAGTCAGCTCGGTTACATGTTCCTGGGCGTGGGCGTCGGCGCCTTCAGCGCGGGCTTCTTCCACGTCGTGACGCACGCCTTTTTCAAGGCCTGCCTCTTCCTCGGAGCCGGCAGCGTCATCTACCAGATGCACAAGCGCATCCACGACACGGATGCCTCTCAGGACATGCGCAACATGGGCGGCATGCGCAAGTTCATGCCCTACACCTTCGCCACCTTCGCAGCGGCCTGGGTGGCGATCATCGGCTTGCCCGGGACGAGCGGGTTTTTCTCGAAGGACGAGATCCTGCTCAAGGCCTACACCAACAGCATTCCGTCACCGATCGAGGGCGGCAAGATCACCCAGCTGACTCGTCAGGGTGAGCAAACGATCATGGAGCTGTGGCAGTGGCCCACCTGGGGCAGCAAGCTGCTGTTCGCGATCGGGGTGCTCGGTGCCGTCATGACGGCCTTCTACATGTCGCGCCTCGTCTTCGGCATTTTCTGGGGAGACTTCAAGGGCTGGACCATCAAGAAGAAGTGGAAGGCGCCCGCCCACGAGGACGACCACCACCATCATCAATACGATCCCGACGAGAAGCTCGACGGGCCCGCGCCAGGGGAGAGCCCTTGGGAGATGACGCTACCCCTCGTCGTGCTCGGCGCGCTGAGCATCGGTGGCGGCTTCTTGAACGCCCATCTGCTGCACCTTCACCCCTTCGACAACTTCGTGCTGCCAGTCTTCAGCACCGCAGCCAAGAGCGTCACCGTCAGCGAGCACGGAGAAGGATTCGTGCTTGCGTGCGGCGTCGGCGCCTTCTTGTTCGGCACTGGGGCTGCCTACTGGGTGTACATGATGCAGAAGGGGGAGCCAGCGCGCAGCTTCGTCGAGCGCTTCCCGGGCTTGCACCGCTGGGCCTACAACAAGTGGTACGTCGATGAGGCCTATGACGAGGTCGTCGTGGAGTCCGTCGTGTCTCTGGCAGATACCGCGACCCAGGCCGACAAGTACGTCGTGGATGGTATCGTGGCGCGCCTCACGGCCGGCATCGTGCAATTGACGGGGAGTGGCCTGCGCTTGCTGCAGACTGGGCGAGTCCAGGCCTACGCCGCGGTGATGGTTCTAGGCGTTGCCGTGCTCGGTTGGTTCCTGGTCGCTCCGCACGCCAATGCGCGCACCGTCGGGGACGCCGGTGCGGGCAGCTACGACGTGATCGCAGCGCCCGGCTTTGGCTACGCGTATCGTTGGGACGCCGACGGCGATGGCAACTGGGACACCGAGAACTTCGGTGAGCAAACGAAGGTGACCGTGTCGGTCGAACGCGGAGCGTCGAAGAACGTTCGCTTCCAGGTGAAGAACGCTTTCGGTCGCACCGCCGAGCGCACGGTCGCGGTATCACGCCCCAAAGCGGAGCTGGGCGCGGGCGTCACCACCATTCAGCTGGAGCATGGCCCGGACGGCCAGGTTCGGGGTGTGCTGCCTGGACAGCCACCCGGCGGGGTCGGTCAACCCCCGGGGCGCCCGCCGTCACCAACTGAACGCATGCCGTCGCGCCCGATGCGACCCATTCTGCCGCCCACTCAACCTGTGGCGCCCGCACCCGGAGGAGGCCACTGA
- a CDS encoding NADH-quinone oxidoreductase subunit M, with translation MSPAAKGLFELLPYVVAFAAGALIPRRQGTLERIAFGVVGALALALVFGLWPDAAAPAEGAEAPNEWPHLLNVIVFVPILGAFAVLFLPRQTPNLLRRFTLGVMAVDFIASLLLLQVPMSRGWHFQYVTEWLPSFGIRYHVAVDGVSLWMVLLATLTTPIAAYVSFGSIKKRTKDLCFSLLLLHGAMLGAFVSLDLFLFYVFWELMLVPMIILIGVWGGVEKIKAAYKFFLYTMAGSVLMLAAILYMVWAHKSVAGFVTFDYLALSNLILPRTAAWLCFGAFALAFAIKVPMFPLHTWLPDAHVQAPTGGSIILAAVLLKLGTYGYIRFCMGMFGGPAWSAAANLAGIAVGGGILYGALVAWRQDDIKRLVAYSSVAHMGFVMLGLFSGTRPGIEGAILQMVNHGISTGALFLLVGVIYDRRHTREVREFGGIAKVMPVYAALFVIVTMSSIGVPGTNGFVGEFMIIMGTFVSLPLGSHGGLQAVLAAFGVILAAVYMLSVVQRVFFGPLSNDKNKGLKDLNVRESVALAPLIALIFVIGLFPSIFVDRTRESVAVVLDRYTESRKAYQEMDPSEVKPRMMPRKGGLLETGYPEPPKPPGSEGESAGSETAMNAEAQP, from the coding sequence ATGAGCCCCGCAGCCAAGGGACTGTTCGAGCTTCTGCCCTACGTCGTGGCCTTCGCGGCGGGTGCGTTGATCCCCCGCCGTCAGGGCACTCTCGAGCGCATTGCGTTTGGTGTGGTGGGCGCGCTGGCGCTGGCGCTGGTCTTCGGTTTGTGGCCCGACGCGGCCGCTCCCGCCGAAGGCGCTGAGGCGCCCAACGAGTGGCCGCACCTGCTCAACGTAATCGTGTTCGTGCCCATCTTGGGAGCCTTCGCGGTGCTGTTCCTGCCGCGACAGACGCCCAACCTACTGAGGCGCTTCACCTTGGGCGTGATGGCCGTCGACTTCATCGCGTCGCTGCTCTTGCTGCAGGTTCCCATGAGCCGCGGCTGGCACTTCCAGTATGTGACCGAGTGGCTGCCTAGCTTCGGCATCCGCTACCACGTGGCAGTAGACGGTGTGAGCTTGTGGATGGTGCTCCTCGCCACCCTGACGACGCCGATTGCCGCGTACGTGTCTTTCGGGTCGATCAAGAAACGAACCAAGGACCTCTGCTTCTCCCTGCTCCTGCTCCACGGCGCGATGCTCGGCGCCTTCGTCTCCCTGGATCTCTTCCTGTTCTACGTGTTCTGGGAGCTGATGCTGGTGCCGATGATCATTCTGATCGGCGTGTGGGGCGGCGTGGAGAAGATCAAAGCCGCGTACAAGTTCTTCCTCTACACCATGGCTGGCAGCGTTCTGATGCTGGCCGCCATCCTCTACATGGTGTGGGCGCACAAGTCCGTCGCCGGCTTCGTCACCTTCGACTATCTGGCGCTATCCAACCTGATCTTGCCGCGGACGGCCGCCTGGCTGTGTTTCGGGGCCTTTGCCTTGGCCTTTGCCATCAAGGTTCCGATGTTTCCGCTGCACACCTGGTTGCCTGACGCCCACGTGCAGGCTCCCACGGGAGGCTCCATCATTTTGGCCGCGGTGTTACTGAAGCTTGGTACCTACGGCTACATCCGCTTTTGCATGGGCATGTTCGGCGGGCCGGCCTGGAGTGCCGCCGCGAACCTCGCCGGAATCGCAGTCGGCGGCGGCATCCTCTACGGAGCTTTGGTCGCTTGGCGCCAGGACGACATCAAGCGCCTCGTTGCCTACTCCTCCGTTGCTCACATGGGCTTCGTGATGTTGGGGTTGTTCAGCGGCACTCGGCCCGGAATCGAGGGCGCCATCCTTCAAATGGTCAACCACGGGATCTCGACCGGCGCGCTCTTCTTGCTCGTCGGCGTGATCTACGACCGTCGCCACACCCGCGAGGTCCGCGAGTTCGGCGGCATTGCCAAGGTGATGCCGGTCTATGCCGCGCTCTTCGTCATCGTGACCATGTCCAGCATCGGCGTTCCGGGCACGAACGGCTTCGTGGGCGAGTTCATGATCATCATGGGCACTTTCGTCTCGCTGCCTCTCGGTTCCCACGGCGGTTTGCAGGCGGTGTTGGCGGCCTTCGGCGTCATCCTCGCAGCCGTCTACATGCTCAGCGTCGTCCAGCGCGTCTTCTTCGGCCCGCTGTCCAACGACAAGAACAAGGGGCTGAAGGACCTCAACGTCAGGGAATCCGTCGCGCTGGCGCCGCTCATTGCGCTGATCTTCGTGATCGGTCTGTTCCCCTCCATCTTCGTCGACCGCACGCGGGAATCCGTGGCGGTGGTGCTCGATCGCTACACCGAGAGTCGCAAGGCCTACCAAGAAATGGATCCGTCCGAGGTGAAGCCGCGGATGATGCCGCGCAAAGGCGGGCTGCTGGAGACGGGCTACCCCGAACCTCCGAAACCACCTGGTAGCGAGGGAGAGAGCGCCGGCAGCGAAACGGCGATGAATGCGGAGGCGCAGCCATGA
- a CDS encoding NADH-quinone oxidoreductase subunit N, producing the protein MSMDVIFGLSPLLSVALGALLLMLAEAFGKPQSPEGLAADGTVIDAGAGRAGELGLIAAVILFAGAALSIGVWSAGPENLAGLKGVQPYLIMDRFTIFFCFVLCLGGALAALLAGGYLTEHKIDRGEFFPLILLATVGAMALAASGELLTLFVALETMSLGVYAMVGLRRNPRAAEAALKYFLLGSFAAALMLFGAALLYGATGHTDLVGIGQAIRSVGKPGSNVAAAPILIALVLTIAGLAFKVSAVPFHMWTPDAYEGAPTPATSFMAVAVKAAAFAVMIRVLLVAFGDERLMSWASGWPPALALMAVLSMTVANLIAGRQSSVKRMLAYSSIAHAGYALVGVVAAMRSSMGEASVLFYMLTYAVSTAGAFGSLILCGSRGKEAVSYEDLAGIAKRHPSAALAFSLFLLSLAGIPPTAGFFGKLYVFQAAIDSELYLLAVLGLVNSLIGAYYYLRVIVFMYMREPAPGAVTAEPMKSGYVASALVIAAVLVLALGVLPGAFLKMAGAASVLGG; encoded by the coding sequence ATGAGTATGGACGTCATCTTTGGTCTGTCCCCCCTGCTCTCCGTAGCGCTCGGGGCGCTGCTGCTGATGTTGGCGGAGGCTTTCGGTAAGCCGCAATCCCCCGAGGGACTCGCGGCGGACGGTACCGTGATCGACGCCGGCGCCGGGCGTGCGGGCGAGCTCGGACTCATCGCTGCAGTGATTCTGTTCGCGGGCGCCGCTCTGAGCATCGGCGTCTGGTCCGCCGGCCCAGAGAACCTCGCTGGGCTAAAGGGTGTTCAGCCGTACTTGATCATGGATCGTTTCACGATCTTCTTCTGCTTCGTCCTTTGCCTGGGCGGGGCGCTGGCGGCGCTGCTCGCTGGCGGCTACCTGACGGAACACAAGATCGACCGCGGCGAGTTCTTCCCGCTGATCTTGTTGGCGACGGTCGGCGCCATGGCTCTGGCCGCCTCAGGTGAGCTGCTCACGCTCTTCGTGGCCTTGGAGACGATGTCCCTCGGGGTCTACGCGATGGTGGGGCTACGGCGCAATCCGCGCGCTGCGGAAGCCGCCCTGAAGTACTTCCTGCTCGGCAGCTTTGCGGCCGCGCTGATGCTCTTCGGTGCCGCCTTGCTCTATGGCGCCACGGGACACACGGACTTGGTGGGCATCGGCCAAGCGATTCGAAGCGTTGGCAAGCCCGGTTCCAACGTAGCGGCCGCGCCCATCCTGATCGCGCTGGTGCTGACCATCGCGGGACTCGCCTTCAAGGTCAGTGCGGTGCCGTTCCACATGTGGACCCCCGATGCCTATGAAGGTGCGCCCACACCTGCCACTAGCTTCATGGCGGTCGCCGTCAAGGCGGCGGCTTTTGCGGTGATGATTCGGGTGTTGCTGGTGGCCTTTGGCGACGAGCGCCTGATGAGCTGGGCGAGCGGCTGGCCGCCGGCCCTGGCCTTGATGGCGGTCCTGAGCATGACCGTTGCGAACTTGATTGCCGGTCGACAGAGCTCGGTCAAGCGCATGCTGGCCTACTCTTCCATCGCTCACGCCGGCTACGCCCTGGTCGGTGTCGTGGCGGCGATGCGCAGCAGCATGGGTGAGGCCAGTGTGCTCTTCTACATGCTCACCTACGCGGTATCGACCGCCGGAGCCTTCGGGTCTCTGATCCTGTGCGGCAGCCGTGGCAAGGAAGCCGTCAGCTACGAGGACCTGGCCGGGATTGCCAAGCGCCATCCGAGTGCGGCATTGGCCTTCTCGCTGTTCTTGCTCTCCCTCGCTGGCATTCCGCCGACGGCTGGGTTCTTCGGCAAGCTGTACGTGTTCCAAGCGGCCATTGATTCGGAGCTGTACCTGCTCGCCGTTCTCGGCCTGGTGAACAGCCTGATCGGCGCCTACTACTACCTGCGCGTCATCGTGTTCATGTACATGCGTGAGCCCGCGCCCGGTGCGGTGACGGCAGAGCCGATGAAGAGCGGCTACGTCGCCTCGGCGCTGGTCATCGCCGCCGTACTCGTCCTCGCTCTGGGCGTGCTGCCCGGCGCGTTCCTGAAGATGGCCGGCGCCGCCAGCGTCCTCGGCGGCTGA
- a CDS encoding DUF4352 domain-containing protein — protein sequence MGALLACKKKSAPTPVTTTTPESPLTTPTPTATPTVSNKVWSVGDKATAPDYSMTIDNVKECKVKYYFRPKKGNIKLGVEVTIEGTADKDVAVNPFYAKVTDSEGYSYTSTFGGCDPDLKSVRVSKGEKAKGWITFEVPSKSSGLKLAYNPIIIGSGKQELKFDLGR from the coding sequence ATGGGCGCACTGTTGGCCTGCAAAAAGAAGTCGGCTCCTACTCCGGTGACGACGACGACCCCCGAGTCGCCACTCACCACGCCCACGCCAACGGCCACGCCCACGGTGAGCAACAAGGTGTGGAGCGTCGGCGACAAGGCGACTGCTCCTGACTACAGCATGACCATCGATAACGTGAAGGAGTGCAAGGTCAAGTACTACTTCCGCCCCAAAAAGGGGAACATCAAGCTCGGTGTCGAGGTGACCATCGAGGGCACCGCAGACAAGGACGTGGCGGTGAATCCCTTCTACGCCAAGGTGACGGACAGCGAGGGCTACTCCTACACCAGCACCTTCGGCGGCTGCGATCCCGACCTGAAGAGCGTTCGCGTGTCCAAGGGCGAGAAGGCCAAGGGTTGGATCACCTTCGAGGTTCCCAGCAAGTCCTCGGGCCTGAAGCTGGCCTACAACCCGATCATCATCGGTTCCGGTAAGCAGGAACTGAAGTTCGACCTCGGGCGCTGA
- a CDS encoding carboxypeptidase-like regulatory domain-containing protein: MVAAATCVGACSKKGPAPAGSGSGPAASASGPPVVLAVPVHEEKVRKAVNPKGRPIYSGPSGGVRGRVRVSGPPATTRDEVLAKMPEKCSGAKSFYAPSFREGAERALADVLVTVTGYDAFVPAPNPVRAITVANCAYGARTFALTFGQKLEVRNTGTHPQMPKLLGAKSSAVMVAVPGGDAVPLFPAHAGRFALVDEMYGGIQADVFVLQYATFAVTGSDGRYEIRNVPVGKLKLNALLPSTMTAKTQSIEIEADKTLEVDLVLDVAPPAPPPSSSAPVPPPIP; this comes from the coding sequence GTGGTCGCGGCTGCCACCTGCGTTGGCGCCTGCTCCAAAAAGGGCCCGGCTCCCGCCGGAAGTGGCAGCGGGCCCGCTGCATCGGCGTCCGGCCCGCCGGTGGTGCTCGCCGTTCCCGTCCACGAGGAAAAGGTACGCAAAGCGGTCAATCCGAAAGGACGGCCGATCTACAGCGGGCCGAGCGGTGGCGTCCGTGGTCGCGTGCGGGTCAGCGGGCCACCCGCGACGACCCGGGACGAAGTGCTCGCCAAGATGCCGGAGAAGTGTTCGGGGGCGAAGAGCTTCTACGCGCCATCGTTCCGCGAAGGCGCGGAGCGCGCCTTGGCCGACGTGCTCGTTACCGTGACGGGATACGACGCCTTCGTGCCCGCCCCTAATCCAGTGCGCGCCATCACGGTGGCCAACTGCGCCTACGGCGCTCGCACATTCGCGCTCACGTTTGGTCAGAAGCTCGAAGTGCGCAACACGGGCACCCATCCGCAAATGCCGAAGCTGCTCGGAGCGAAGTCCAGCGCCGTGATGGTGGCGGTACCGGGCGGCGACGCCGTGCCCTTGTTTCCAGCTCATGCCGGCCGCTTTGCCCTGGTCGACGAGATGTACGGCGGCATTCAGGCCGACGTCTTCGTGCTGCAGTACGCGACCTTTGCCGTGACGGGCAGCGACGGACGCTACGAGATCCGAAACGTTCCCGTGGGCAAGCTGAAGCTCAACGCGCTTCTTCCAAGCACCATGACCGCCAAGACTCAGTCGATCGAAATCGAAGCTGACAAGACGCTCGAAGTCGACCTGGTGCTCGACGTCGCCCCGCCCGCTCCGCCCCCGTCGTCGTCGGCCCCCGTCCCCCCACCGATCCCTTGA
- the hisC gene encoding histidinol-phosphate transaminase, whose amino-acid sequence MRPALARLFAPELRELTSYVPHGGSFPVRLDANEAPAVLSTEAAERLLQSVGKLALERYPDALAAELRGAIAAHMQVTPEEVLVGVGSDEVVAMLLTALRRPRDRSESATVLTTTPSFVMYRISARARGMRVVEVPLDDEWDLATESMLRAIEFAPPNVVFIASPNNPTSGLASLHRVEAVIRAAQDAIVVIDEAYVDYADRDAMSSYREHDNVVILRTLSKTGFAGLRVGWLVARPELVRELDKVRQPYNLPSPSQALATAVLRQHWPDVQASIARVRAERERMATRIRELPGFAVTSSQANFLWLRTPSEAGPLFEALQQQGVLVRSFHGRGGRLARQLRVTVGRASDNDAFLHALAQVSAR is encoded by the coding sequence ATGCGCCCTGCCCTGGCTCGACTTTTCGCACCGGAGCTACGAGAGCTCACGAGCTACGTGCCCCACGGTGGCTCGTTCCCGGTGCGCCTGGACGCCAATGAGGCGCCCGCAGTTCTCTCAACGGAAGCGGCGGAGCGCCTGCTGCAGTCGGTAGGCAAGCTCGCCCTCGAGCGCTACCCTGACGCGCTCGCCGCGGAGCTGCGCGGCGCCATCGCCGCTCACATGCAAGTGACGCCGGAAGAAGTCCTGGTCGGCGTCGGTAGCGACGAGGTCGTCGCCATGTTGCTCACGGCGCTGCGCCGCCCTCGGGATCGCTCCGAATCCGCGACGGTGCTGACCACGACGCCGAGCTTCGTCATGTATCGCATCAGCGCTCGTGCGCGTGGCATGCGAGTCGTCGAAGTCCCGCTGGACGACGAGTGGGACCTCGCCACCGAATCCATGCTTCGCGCCATCGAGTTCGCGCCGCCGAACGTGGTGTTCATCGCCAGCCCTAACAACCCCACCTCGGGGCTGGCAAGCTTGCATCGGGTCGAGGCGGTGATTCGTGCAGCCCAGGACGCCATCGTGGTCATCGATGAGGCTTACGTCGACTACGCCGACCGCGACGCGATGAGCTCGTACCGCGAGCACGACAACGTCGTCATCCTGCGCACCTTGAGCAAGACGGGATTCGCTGGGCTGCGCGTGGGCTGGTTGGTCGCACGCCCGGAGCTCGTGCGCGAACTCGACAAGGTGCGCCAACCCTACAACCTGCCTTCTCCGTCGCAAGCGCTGGCTACCGCGGTCTTGCGCCAGCATTGGCCCGACGTTCAGGCAAGCATCGCGCGAGTACGTGCGGAGCGCGAGCGCATGGCCACACGCATTCGCGAGCTCCCGGGCTTTGCCGTTACGAGCAGCCAAGCCAATTTCCTTTGGCTCCGAACCCCGAGTGAAGCAGGCCCCCTGTTCGAGGCACTGCAACAGCAGGGCGTCCTGGTACGCAGCTTCCATGGTCGCGGCGGACGACTGGCCCGACAGTTGCGAGTCACCGTGGGTCGCGCCAGCGACAACGATGCATTCCTGCACGCGCTCGCACAGGTGAGCGCCAGATGA